From the genome of Pukyongia salina, one region includes:
- a CDS encoding CYTH domain-containing protein, protein MIEIERKFLVNSKAYKNESRQKTTIIQGFLNTDPERTVRIRIRGEMGFITVKGKSNDSGTTRFEWEDNLNIKDARALLHLCEPGIIEKTRYEICVGKSLYEVDEFHGENEGLVIAEIELKSETSPFQKPDWLGAEVTGDVRYYNSNLGKNPYKNWKDET, encoded by the coding sequence ATGATAGAAATAGAACGAAAATTTTTGGTGAATTCGAAGGCCTATAAAAACGAAAGCCGACAAAAAACTACAATCATTCAAGGGTTTCTTAATACCGATCCCGAACGAACTGTACGCATCCGCATCCGGGGTGAAATGGGATTTATCACCGTAAAGGGAAAATCTAATGATAGCGGTACTACCCGGTTCGAATGGGAAGACAATCTAAATATAAAGGATGCCAGGGCACTTTTACATCTATGTGAACCGGGGATCATTGAAAAGACCAGATATGAGATCTGCGTTGGAAAATCTTTGTACGAAGTGGACGAATTCCATGGCGAGAATGAAGGATTGGTAATTGCGGAGATCGAACTTAAGTCGGAAACCTCTCCCTTCCAGAAACCCGATTGGCTGGGTGCTGAAGTTACCGGAGACGTACGGTATTACAATTCTAATCTTGGTAAAAATCCCTATAAAAACTGGAAAGATGAAACGTAA
- the pyk gene encoding pyruvate kinase → MPNQKRTKIVATLGPATSDKETLKRMILEGTDVFRINFSHANYDDVKKRIEIIRELGEEMKTSTAILADLQGPKLRVGMMKEEVVVEPGDVIKFCTGDEFEGTSERVYMNYDSFPKDVKKGERILLDDGKLIFEVQTTNKKDEVVAVVRQGGPLRSKKGVNLPNTNISLPALTAKDKEDAIFAVQQEVDWIALSFVRHAEDLKELQALIEAHSEYKIPIIAKIEKPEAVQNIDTIIPYCDGLMVARGDLGVEVPAEEVPLIQKQLVLTAKRARIPVIIATQMMETMISSLTPTRAEVNDVANSVMDGADAVMLSGETSVGKFPVEVIMTMANICRQVENSELIRVPQEPPHVRTNRYITKSVCFHAAKMADEIEATAICTLTNSGYTAFQISAWRPDSHILVFTSNKRILSRLNLLWGVKSFYYDKYVSTDETVEDVNKMALKSGFVKKGDYLINLAAMPIAEKGMVNTLRVSHV, encoded by the coding sequence ATGCCAAACCAAAAAAGAACAAAGATCGTTGCAACTTTAGGCCCGGCCACTTCCGATAAGGAAACTTTAAAGAGAATGATCCTTGAAGGTACCGATGTCTTCCGAATAAATTTTTCGCATGCCAATTACGATGATGTGAAAAAACGAATCGAAATTATCAGGGAGTTGGGCGAAGAAATGAAGACCTCCACGGCTATTCTGGCCGATCTCCAAGGGCCGAAATTGCGCGTTGGAATGATGAAAGAGGAAGTTGTGGTTGAACCCGGAGATGTTATAAAGTTTTGTACCGGGGACGAATTTGAAGGTACTAGTGAACGAGTCTATATGAATTATGATTCCTTTCCGAAGGATGTAAAAAAAGGAGAAAGAATCCTTCTTGACGATGGAAAACTAATCTTCGAAGTTCAAACTACAAATAAAAAAGACGAAGTGGTTGCAGTTGTAAGGCAAGGTGGCCCGCTGCGCTCAAAAAAAGGAGTTAACCTTCCCAATACTAATATCTCGTTACCTGCCTTAACCGCAAAAGATAAAGAAGATGCTATTTTCGCCGTTCAACAGGAAGTGGACTGGATCGCGCTTTCATTTGTACGACATGCCGAAGATCTCAAAGAATTACAAGCCTTGATAGAAGCTCATAGCGAATACAAGATACCTATCATTGCAAAGATCGAAAAACCGGAAGCTGTACAGAACATAGACACCATAATCCCATACTGTGACGGACTTATGGTTGCCCGGGGTGACCTGGGTGTTGAAGTGCCGGCAGAGGAAGTTCCTCTTATTCAGAAGCAATTGGTTTTAACAGCCAAAAGGGCCAGGATCCCTGTTATTATTGCCACTCAAATGATGGAAACCATGATAAGTTCGCTCACTCCCACGCGCGCCGAAGTGAACGACGTTGCCAACTCCGTGATGGACGGTGCAGACGCTGTTATGCTTTCCGGAGAGACTTCGGTTGGGAAATTCCCGGTTGAGGTTATCATGACCATGGCCAATATTTGCAGACAGGTTGAGAACAGTGAACTCATTAGAGTTCCGCAGGAGCCACCCCACGTTCGAACCAATCGATATATTACAAAATCTGTATGTTTTCACGCAGCTAAAATGGCCGATGAGATCGAGGCTACGGCTATTTGTACATTAACCAATAGTGGATATACCGCCTTCCAGATCTCTGCATGGCGACCAGACTCACATATTTTGGTATTTACATCGAACAAAAGGATCTTATCAAGGCTTAACCTTTTGTGGGGCGTGAAATCCTTCTATTACGATAAATATGTTAGCACAGACGAAACCGTGGAAGACGTGAATAAAATGGCGTTGAAAAGTGGTTTTGTAAAAAAAGGAGATTACCTCATAAACCTGGCTGCAATGCCGATAGCAGAAAAAGGAATGGTGAACACATTGAGAGTTTCTCACGTATAA
- a CDS encoding copper homeostasis protein CutC, producing MIVEICASNFESAVAAWQGGADRIELCTKLSVGGVTPPKDLIDKVISEINIPVHVLVRPRAGNFCFSETEISDMIHSIRYCRDSGCAGIVSGVLTAENEIDINNTARLMEAAEGMKFTFHRAFDVCAKPISAINDLLKLGVDRLLTSGQQPKAIDGIELLIRLHELSQHKIEIMPGAGISPANVLVFKEAGFKSVHLSAINKTKPAGSLFENGVEGVSDLNTIKEIVNLLR from the coding sequence ATGATAGTCGAGATCTGTGCATCTAATTTCGAAAGCGCGGTGGCTGCCTGGCAGGGCGGTGCAGATAGGATAGAACTCTGCACTAAGCTTTCGGTGGGTGGAGTAACTCCACCTAAGGACTTGATCGATAAAGTAATTTCGGAAATAAATATTCCGGTTCATGTGCTTGTTCGCCCTAGGGCGGGTAATTTTTGTTTTTCTGAAACTGAGATCAGCGACATGATCCATTCTATACGGTATTGTCGAGATAGCGGATGTGCAGGAATTGTAAGTGGCGTTCTCACTGCTGAGAACGAAATTGACATCAATAATACTGCACGGCTTATGGAAGCGGCCGAAGGCATGAAATTTACTTTTCACCGGGCCTTCGATGTGTGTGCAAAACCAATATCCGCTATTAACGATCTTTTGAAACTAGGCGTAGACAGGTTGCTTACTTCCGGGCAACAACCCAAGGCCATCGATGGCATCGAGCTCCTTATTAGGCTTCATGAACTTTCACAGCACAAGATAGAGATCATGCCGGGAGCCGGTATTAGCCCCGCCAATGTTTTGGTCTTTAAAGAAGCAGGTTTTAAAAGTGTGCATCTCTCGGCGATCAATAAAACAAAACCCGCCGGTTCGTTATTTGAAAATGGCGTTGAGGGTGTGTCAGATTTAAATACTATAAAAGAAATTGTGAATTTACTTCGTTAG
- a CDS encoding YciI family protein, which translates to MKRKFLLLLLPVLIIACKDEPKTHNHNDHLTEEIEDDHTNHQHNDGKELHFGVEGRSISEIKKELTDKGYQLFDYVDPDTRDTILMQQYFIAFLKRGPNRSQDSLEASKLQEAHLKHLGRMYDLGYADISGPFGDDWDIRGITIYNVPTFQMADSLANLDPMVKAGRLLIEIHPWWAAKGFPLR; encoded by the coding sequence ATGAAACGTAAATTTTTGTTGCTTTTACTCCCGGTCCTCATTATTGCTTGTAAGGACGAACCAAAAACCCATAACCATAATGATCATCTAACCGAAGAAATAGAAGACGATCACACTAACCATCAACATAACGATGGAAAAGAATTACATTTTGGTGTTGAAGGGAGATCTATTTCAGAAATAAAAAAAGAACTAACCGATAAGGGATATCAGCTGTTCGATTATGTAGATCCGGATACAAGGGATACCATTCTAATGCAACAGTACTTCATAGCCTTCCTGAAACGCGGGCCAAATCGATCGCAGGATTCACTTGAAGCTTCCAAACTCCAGGAGGCACATCTCAAGCATTTAGGCAGAATGTACGATCTGGGATATGCCGATATTTCGGGGCCTTTTGGCGATGATTGGGATATTAGAGGGATCACCATTTACAATGTCCCCACCTTTCAAATGGCAGATAGTTTGGCAAATTTGGACCCCATGGTTAAGGCGGGTAGGCTGTTAATAGAAATTCACCCATGGTGGGCAGCTAAAGGATTTCCATTACGCTAA
- a CDS encoding beta-N-acetylhexosaminidase: MKRTRPTLSPALVLLSIFFLLSGCNKKSNSHFVSEVNIIPAPQSIQHQDGSFIITEETTFSSSEEFKYANQFFQKYILNGTGISLKTIADPEKADIHFKTDTTLPAEGYRLTVSNNGILLEGADKAGVFYGVQTIRQILPPDMETAMVREKSTAEIPAVTITDAPRFAYRGMHLDVARHFFPKEFIKEYISYLAMLKMNYFHWHLTEDQGWRIEIEQFPRLTTHAAFRDETLLGHYNDTPQKFDGQRYGGFYSKEDIKEIIAYAEAHHITIVPEIEMPGHAQAAISAYPELGCSGEQVPVATKWGVFENIYCPNQKTFAFLKGVLTEVIELFPGEYIHIGGDEAPKTKWKQCAHCQKLIRDHGLKDEHELQSWFIKEIETFINSKGKSIIGWDEILEGGLAPNATVMSWRGTQGGIEAAKSGHKVIMTPTSHAYFDYYQSERTTEPLAIGGFLPLEKVYGFNPIPEELSPEEAKYVLGAQGNVWTEYMKTKQQVEYMIFPRMLAMSEVVWSGPTENFGEDFAHFVNRVESFHQRLEAMHVNYANHLYSIKGEVIKRKEGVYYKLSTPTSGKLIKYMLPNGNLTAYNEPFPIGGLRTQIKAMVYKDGQVVSDTFVEDITFHKGMFAKINLNTHPYKSYSSGGVEALNNGIKGSDSRYGDSEWLGFWGDDLEVTIELDTAQELSWISTSFFHAPGQWIYAPNQVTLLISKNGIDYQIDQTLDLNPDATRVNAILDIDTLTTKFIKLKIPNFGTIPDGKQGAGNKAWTFIDEIIIQ, encoded by the coding sequence ATGAAACGAACCCGGCCAACACTTTCTCCAGCACTTGTTCTCCTCTCCATATTTTTTCTTTTAAGTGGATGTAATAAAAAAAGTAATTCTCATTTTGTTTCTGAAGTAAATATCATCCCGGCACCACAAAGTATTCAACATCAGGATGGAAGTTTTATAATTACCGAGGAAACAACCTTTAGCTCTTCCGAAGAATTTAAATATGCCAATCAATTTTTTCAGAAATATATTTTAAACGGAACCGGTATAAGTCTGAAAACTATAGCCGATCCCGAAAAGGCCGATATTCACTTTAAAACTGATACAACCCTCCCTGCCGAAGGATATCGTTTAACGGTGAGCAACAATGGAATTTTGTTAGAAGGGGCTGACAAGGCAGGGGTTTTTTACGGGGTTCAAACCATTCGTCAAATACTTCCTCCTGATATGGAAACGGCAATGGTTAGAGAGAAATCAACTGCTGAAATTCCGGCAGTCACCATAACCGATGCCCCTAGATTCGCTTATAGAGGAATGCATCTGGATGTTGCCCGACATTTTTTTCCGAAGGAATTTATTAAAGAATACATTTCCTACCTGGCTATGTTGAAGATGAACTATTTTCATTGGCATCTCACCGAAGACCAGGGCTGGCGTATTGAAATTGAGCAGTTTCCTCGTTTAACCACACATGCAGCCTTTAGGGACGAAACCCTGCTAGGACATTACAATGATACTCCTCAAAAATTCGACGGACAACGTTATGGGGGATTCTACTCCAAAGAAGACATAAAAGAGATCATTGCCTATGCAGAAGCCCACCATATTACAATTGTGCCCGAAATTGAAATGCCGGGACATGCCCAGGCTGCCATTAGTGCTTATCCGGAATTAGGCTGCTCCGGAGAGCAGGTGCCGGTAGCCACTAAATGGGGCGTATTTGAAAATATCTATTGTCCAAACCAGAAAACCTTTGCTTTCCTTAAAGGAGTCCTCACCGAAGTGATCGAACTATTCCCGGGAGAATACATCCATATTGGTGGGGATGAAGCGCCAAAGACCAAATGGAAGCAATGCGCTCATTGTCAGAAATTGATCCGGGACCACGGACTAAAAGACGAGCACGAGTTACAGAGTTGGTTTATCAAAGAAATAGAGACTTTTATTAATAGTAAAGGTAAGAGCATTATTGGGTGGGATGAGATCCTGGAAGGAGGCCTGGCACCAAATGCGACGGTGATGTCATGGCGGGGTACACAAGGTGGAATAGAAGCGGCCAAATCAGGCCATAAAGTGATCATGACCCCCACCTCGCATGCTTATTTCGATTATTACCAAAGCGAAAGAACCACAGAACCGCTGGCGATAGGAGGATTTCTTCCTTTGGAGAAAGTGTATGGGTTTAATCCGATTCCCGAAGAATTATCCCCGGAAGAGGCAAAATATGTGCTTGGCGCCCAGGGAAATGTCTGGACCGAATATATGAAGACCAAGCAACAGGTTGAGTATATGATCTTTCCAAGAATGTTGGCTATGAGTGAAGTGGTTTGGAGTGGGCCTACCGAAAATTTTGGAGAAGACTTTGCCCATTTTGTAAACAGGGTTGAAAGTTTTCACCAACGCTTGGAGGCGATGCATGTAAATTATGCGAACCATCTATACTCCATAAAAGGTGAAGTGATAAAGCGAAAAGAAGGCGTTTACTATAAATTATCGACACCCACTTCTGGGAAATTGATAAAATACATGTTACCCAACGGGAATTTAACAGCGTATAATGAGCCATTCCCAATTGGTGGTTTGAGAACACAGATAAAGGCTATGGTCTATAAGGATGGACAGGTAGTTAGTGACACTTTTGTGGAGGATATCACTTTTCATAAAGGAATGTTCGCTAAAATTAATTTGAATACCCATCCTTATAAATCTTACAGTTCGGGGGGAGTAGAAGCCTTAAATAATGGTATTAAAGGAAGCGACTCCCGCTATGGGGATTCTGAGTGGCTGGGTTTCTGGGGGGACGATCTTGAGGTTACCATCGAGCTGGATACAGCACAGGAGCTTAGCTGGATTTCAACCAGTTTTTTCCACGCTCCCGGACAATGGATCTATGCGCCTAATCAAGTGACTTTGCTCATTTCAAAAAACGGGATTGATTATCAAATAGATCAAACCCTGGATCTGAATCCAGATGCCACACGGGTGAATGCCATCCTGGATATTGATACCTTAACCACTAAATTTATCAAACTTAAGATCCCAAATTTCGGAACCATCCCGGATGGGAAACAAGGAGCGGGTAACAAAGCCTGGACCTTTATAGATGAGATCATTATCCAATGA
- a CDS encoding acyl carrier protein gives MSDIASRVKAIIVDKLGVDENEVVNEASFTNDLGADSLDTVELIMEFEKEFDIQIPDDQAENIATVGQAISYIEEAK, from the coding sequence ATGTCAGACATTGCATCAAGAGTAAAAGCAATCATCGTAGACAAATTAGGCGTTGACGAAAACGAAGTAGTAAATGAAGCTAGCTTCACCAACGACCTTGGGGCAGATTCCCTTGATACCGTTGAGCTTATCATGGAATTTGAAAAAGAATTCGACATTCAAATCCCGGACGATCAGGCCGAAAATATAGCCACAGTTGGACAGGCTATTTCCTATATAGAAGAGGCTAAGTAA
- the dinB gene encoding DNA polymerase IV codes for MIEGVPYRKIIHVDMDAFYASVEQLDNPELLGKPIAVGGGGPRGVVSAASYEARKFGVRSAMSGVLARKRCPDLIFVRPRFDRYKEISGQIRKIFHEYTDLVEPLSLDEAYLDVTHNKIGNPSATLIARDIRAMIREKTGLNASAGISINKFVAKIASDINKPNGQKTVPPEEVIEFLEQLDIKKFYGVGKVTREKMYLHGIYTGNDLKSKSLSFLEEKFGKSGRFYYDIVRGIHKSQVKPSRIQKSLAAERTFNENISSEIFMLERLEGIAQEVERRLKKNNLAGKTVTLKIKYSDFTLQTRSKTLPLFISSKELLMENVKDLLYQEKMKDSVRLLGISLSNLNNEDNRKEEQPPPDKTIDVQLKLDF; via the coding sequence ATGATTGAAGGAGTTCCCTATAGAAAGATCATCCATGTGGATATGGATGCGTTTTACGCATCTGTGGAGCAATTGGACAATCCGGAACTGCTTGGGAAGCCCATTGCGGTTGGAGGCGGAGGACCCCGGGGCGTGGTGAGTGCAGCCAGTTATGAGGCGCGTAAATTTGGAGTGCGGTCTGCTATGAGCGGTGTACTGGCGAGGAAGCGATGCCCCGATCTAATTTTTGTGCGGCCTCGCTTCGATCGTTATAAAGAGATCTCCGGGCAAATTAGGAAGATATTTCATGAATATACAGACCTGGTGGAGCCGCTTTCTCTGGACGAAGCATATCTGGATGTTACCCATAATAAAATAGGAAACCCCAGTGCTACCTTGATTGCCAGGGACATACGAGCTATGATCAGGGAAAAGACCGGATTGAATGCTTCCGCAGGTATTTCCATTAATAAGTTTGTTGCTAAGATTGCCAGTGATATCAATAAACCCAATGGGCAAAAAACAGTTCCACCAGAGGAGGTGATCGAATTTCTTGAACAGTTGGATATAAAAAAATTCTATGGAGTTGGGAAGGTGACCAGAGAGAAAATGTATCTGCATGGAATCTATACGGGTAATGATTTGAAGAGTAAATCGCTTTCATTCCTGGAGGAGAAATTCGGTAAAAGCGGGAGGTTTTACTACGATATAGTTCGCGGCATTCACAAGAGCCAGGTGAAGCCTTCACGTATACAGAAATCTCTTGCTGCAGAACGTACCTTTAACGAGAATATTTCCAGTGAGATCTTTATGTTAGAACGCCTGGAAGGTATAGCCCAGGAAGTTGAGCGAAGGCTTAAAAAGAATAATCTGGCAGGAAAAACGGTAACCCTTAAAATTAAGTATAGTGATTTCACGTTACAAACACGTAGCAAGACGCTCCCACTTTTCATTTCTTCCAAAGAATTGTTGATGGAGAACGTTAAAGATTTGTTATATCAGGAAAAAATGAAAGATTCGGTACGCTTGTTGGGAATTTCCTTATCAAACCTCAACAATGAGGACAACAGGAAGGAGGAACAACCTCCGCCAGATAAAACTATTGACGTACAACTTAAACTCGATTTTTAG
- a CDS encoding SH3 domain-containing protein encodes MKKVVFALATLVLTTVFISCKNEVESSSLQENPDQESAENVPQDLAIADVNSNETTRGNYLYVTAPSGLSLREFGNLQSNKLARMPYGTKVKVINAEDKHTMTVAGIKGGMNEVEFNHKKGFAFNGYLSRYFPPELNITVKGYAMELQQYYPEVKYTEATKGTASNPVNTESILLPGAQWHEAFFMAQRLFDFPKEFEFPNPKGKKSEIIFDGKPKKGIWTSQLEINRNDDGLENISYVYSSKQFDAKVTIEQVGDGMKISRTETIK; translated from the coding sequence ATGAAAAAAGTAGTTTTTGCACTAGCAACCCTCGTTTTAACAACGGTATTCATTTCCTGTAAGAATGAAGTCGAATCTTCATCACTCCAGGAAAATCCCGATCAAGAATCTGCAGAAAATGTCCCCCAGGACCTCGCCATTGCCGATGTAAACAGTAATGAAACCACTCGTGGTAATTATCTTTATGTAACGGCTCCAAGTGGGTTAAGCCTCAGGGAATTTGGAAACCTTCAGAGTAATAAATTAGCCCGGATGCCTTATGGCACCAAGGTGAAAGTAATTAATGCTGAAGACAAGCATACGATGACCGTAGCCGGAATAAAAGGCGGTATGAACGAAGTAGAGTTCAATCATAAAAAAGGATTTGCATTTAATGGCTACTTGTCCAGATATTTCCCCCCCGAACTTAATATTACGGTAAAAGGCTATGCTATGGAACTTCAGCAATACTATCCCGAGGTAAAGTATACAGAAGCCACAAAAGGAACTGCCAGCAACCCTGTAAACACAGAATCTATATTACTCCCCGGAGCCCAGTGGCACGAAGCTTTTTTTATGGCTCAGCGATTGTTCGATTTCCCCAAGGAATTCGAATTTCCTAACCCCAAGGGTAAGAAATCTGAAATAATATTCGATGGGAAGCCTAAAAAAGGAATATGGACCAGCCAGTTGGAAATAAACAGAAATGATGACGGATTGGAGAATATATCCTACGTGTACAGTTCGAAGCAGTTTGATGCCAAGGTCACTATAGAACAAGTTGGAGATGGCATGAAGATCTCCAGGACTGAAACAATTAAATAA
- the fabF gene encoding beta-ketoacyl-ACP synthase II: MELKRVVVTGLGALTPIGNTVSQYWDGLKNGKSGCAPITYFDTEKFKTKFACEIKDYDPQDHFDRKEARKLDRFAQYALVSSDEAILDSGLNLDEVDKFRVGVIWGAGIGGLETFQNEVINFAEGDGTPRFNPFFIPKMIADIAPGNISIKHGLMGPNYTTVSACASSANAMIDALNYIRLGHCDIIVTGGSEAAVTQAGMGGFNAMHALSTRNDSPETASRPFDATRDGFVLGEGAGALILEEYEHAKKRGAKIYAEVVGGGMSSDAYHMTAPHPDGIGVERVMLNCLRDANMEPEDVDAINTHGTATPLGDVAELKAITAVFGEHAKNININSTKSMTGHLLGAAGAIEAIASILAMEHSVVPPTINHTTVDEEIDPSLNLTLNTAQEREIKVAMSNTFGFGGHNACVLFRKIED, translated from the coding sequence ATGGAATTAAAGCGAGTTGTAGTTACAGGTCTTGGTGCCCTTACACCCATTGGTAACACCGTCTCCCAATATTGGGACGGTCTGAAAAATGGGAAAAGCGGATGCGCGCCAATTACCTATTTTGATACCGAAAAGTTCAAAACAAAATTCGCTTGTGAAATTAAAGATTACGATCCACAAGACCATTTTGACAGGAAAGAGGCACGGAAACTGGATAGATTTGCGCAGTATGCACTCGTCTCTTCAGATGAAGCCATTCTGGATTCCGGATTAAACCTTGATGAAGTTGATAAATTTCGCGTTGGGGTTATCTGGGGTGCCGGTATTGGAGGCCTTGAGACTTTTCAGAATGAAGTGATAAATTTTGCAGAAGGGGATGGAACACCGCGTTTCAACCCCTTCTTTATTCCGAAAATGATAGCCGATATTGCTCCTGGTAATATCTCCATAAAACATGGGCTTATGGGCCCAAACTACACCACAGTTTCTGCATGTGCATCTTCGGCGAACGCCATGATCGATGCACTTAATTATATACGCTTGGGACATTGTGATATCATTGTTACAGGAGGAAGTGAAGCTGCTGTGACTCAGGCCGGAATGGGAGGCTTCAATGCGATGCACGCCCTGTCCACCAGAAATGACAGCCCTGAGACCGCATCCAGACCATTCGATGCAACAAGGGACGGTTTTGTACTTGGCGAAGGTGCAGGAGCCCTTATCCTGGAAGAATACGAACACGCCAAAAAACGAGGTGCAAAAATATACGCCGAGGTTGTTGGAGGCGGGATGTCAAGCGATGCTTATCACATGACGGCGCCTCACCCCGACGGAATTGGAGTAGAAAGGGTAATGCTTAACTGCCTGAGGGATGCTAATATGGAACCTGAAGATGTTGATGCGATCAACACCCACGGAACTGCAACTCCATTAGGAGATGTAGCAGAACTTAAGGCGATAACAGCCGTGTTTGGAGAACACGCTAAAAACATTAATATAAACTCTACCAAGTCGATGACGGGTCACCTGCTGGGAGCAGCAGGGGCAATAGAAGCCATAGCTTCCATCCTGGCAATGGAACACAGCGTTGTTCCTCCTACCATAAATCATACGACCGTTGATGAGGAAATAGATCCTTCCCTAAATTTAACTTTAAATACCGCGCAAGAACGGGAAATTAAAGTAGCCATGAGCAATACCTTCGGATTTGGAGGTCATAATGCCTGCGTACTTTTCAGGAAGATCGAAGACTAA
- the purN gene encoding phosphoribosylglycinamide formyltransferase: MKKRIAIFASGSGTNAQNIIRYFKSSPVGEVVLVLSNKRHAKVLERAENEDIKSLYFDKADLYSEKGVLRTLEKTRVDLIVLAGFLLKFPEIILNKYPNKVINIHPALLPAYGGKGMYGKHVHEAVINNGETQSGITIHYVNEAYDEGAIIFQACTDISVEDTPESLAEKIHILEYEHFPQVIEQLITSEENG, from the coding sequence ATGAAGAAACGCATAGCGATTTTCGCCTCGGGTAGTGGTACCAATGCCCAAAACATCATCCGATACTTTAAATCATCTCCTGTTGGGGAGGTTGTTCTTGTCCTCTCAAACAAGAGGCATGCCAAGGTGCTAGAAAGAGCTGAAAATGAAGATATTAAATCCTTATACTTTGATAAGGCTGACTTATACAGTGAAAAAGGTGTGCTAAGGACCCTGGAGAAAACCAGGGTAGATCTTATTGTTCTGGCAGGGTTTTTACTGAAGTTTCCTGAAATTATCCTGAATAAGTATCCCAACAAAGTAATTAATATACATCCGGCCCTGCTACCGGCTTACGGTGGAAAAGGAATGTATGGAAAGCATGTACACGAAGCGGTTATCAATAATGGTGAAACGCAAAGCGGGATCACGATCCACTATGTAAACGAAGCATATGATGAAGGTGCTATAATCTTCCAGGCTTGTACAGATATTTCAGTAGAAGATACACCCGAATCCCTGGCGGAAAAAATTCACATCCTGGAATATGAGCACTTTCCGCAGGTGATCGAGCAACTCATAACTTCAGAAGAAAATGGCTAA
- the rnc gene encoding ribonuclease III, whose protein sequence is MASIKDIFNPRTEKDGDFFVTIKKILGFKPRDITIYEEAFTHRSMNEKNSDGQRQNYERLEFLGDAMLGAVIASHLFMEVPDGDEGYLTKMRSKVVSREHLNELGRDLNLISLLKTSIPTEQFGGNIHGNVFEALVGAIYLDRGYKYCEKFIHRRVIKPYVDIERLEGKVISYKSLFIEWCQKNKKPFKFIVYDDTGADELKHFAVKLQLEDQTVAKARATSKKKAEERAAKRAFYKLQTAIEKDLS, encoded by the coding sequence ATGGCTTCAATTAAAGACATATTTAATCCTCGTACTGAAAAGGACGGGGATTTTTTTGTAACCATTAAAAAAATACTCGGGTTCAAACCAAGGGATATCACCATTTATGAGGAGGCATTCACTCATCGCTCCATGAACGAAAAAAATAGTGATGGCCAAAGACAAAACTACGAACGTCTCGAATTTCTTGGCGATGCAATGTTGGGCGCCGTGATCGCCTCTCATCTGTTTATGGAGGTACCAGATGGAGACGAAGGCTATCTTACAAAAATGCGATCAAAGGTTGTGAGCCGCGAACACTTGAACGAATTAGGGCGTGACCTTAATCTCATCAGTCTCTTAAAAACTTCCATTCCCACCGAACAGTTTGGCGGAAACATTCACGGTAATGTTTTTGAAGCCCTTGTAGGTGCTATTTACCTCGACAGGGGGTATAAATATTGCGAGAAATTCATCCACAGACGTGTTATAAAACCCTATGTGGATATAGAAAGGCTGGAAGGGAAGGTGATCAGCTATAAGAGCTTATTCATAGAATGGTGTCAGAAAAACAAAAAGCCGTTCAAATTTATAGTATACGACGACACCGGGGCCGATGAATTAAAACATTTTGCCGTGAAACTTCAGCTGGAAGACCAAACCGTGGCCAAGGCAAGAGCTACTTCAAAGAAAAAGGCGGAAGAACGAGCTGCAAAAAGAGCATTTTACAAACTTCAAACCGCGATAGAGAAGGATTTATCATAA
- a CDS encoding IPExxxVDY family protein produces MANYKLILEDDFKDEFSLIAIHCSVEAYKMAFLLNQHLSLQLKRRRTDLDFSKHGLELSFPWFEFEDEFEYTTYDLLANSFKTINARTIASGGLFNDEASAELITEYLIPELKSADYLLKITSESQKLPIRKLLMDLNEINQVISAYTVEIEQLKSKNNLIFD; encoded by the coding sequence ATGGCAAATTATAAATTGATACTGGAGGATGATTTTAAGGACGAATTCAGTCTTATTGCCATTCATTGTAGTGTAGAAGCCTATAAGATGGCGTTTCTTCTCAATCAACATTTGTCATTACAGTTGAAAAGGAGAAGAACCGATCTTGATTTTTCCAAACACGGCCTCGAGCTTTCGTTCCCCTGGTTCGAATTTGAGGATGAATTCGAATACACAACATACGATCTGCTTGCAAATAGTTTTAAGACTATAAACGCAAGGACCATTGCCAGCGGCGGATTGTTTAACGATGAAGCTTCGGCCGAACTTATTACAGAGTATTTGATACCCGAACTTAAATCTGCCGATTACCTATTGAAAATTACTTCAGAATCACAAAAATTGCCAATACGTAAATTACTGATGGATCTCAACGAGATCAATCAGGTAATTTCCGCCTATACAGTAGAAATAGAACAATTGAAATCTAAGAACAATTTAATTTTTGACTAA